The Microcaecilia unicolor chromosome 3, aMicUni1.1, whole genome shotgun sequence nucleotide sequence CACTCTCTCGAGCATGCTGTGCAATCTTGATTCGCAGCACAGCAATGGACTCCTGCAATGCAACCAGGAAGATGATGAGTTGGAGCTTATATGGCACCATTACCCAGTGCCTTTAGACTCAATTGAGGACCCAGGGGTCAGGATTGAAGCAGGAGAAAGTATAGTAAGGGGAGGCATTCCTAGGCtttttaggttatcaatagaaatcaaacaaaataaaacatggaaaagaaaataagatgataccttttttattggacataacttaatacatttcttgattagctttcgaaggttgcccttctccgtcagatcggaaataagcaaatgtggtagcagatagtatatataagagaaacatcaaagcattactttgacagtctgacacagtgggagggtgggggtatgcatggggacatcaaagcatttcattgatattctaataggatgggtgtgggtaggtgagaggagggtgataaacagagaaatacaactttttaaaaatgtacttacCTGCTCGCTACCAGCTAGTTCATTGTGAATGCTAGCAAGCAGGCAAATCAAGACTAAAGAACCTTGAGgcagcagagagagaaaacagtggAGATGGCAAAATGGGAATGTCCCCTCCCTCAGACAAAAATTGCACAGCAAAGGGATTGCAGAAGAATCTTCAATGCCAGTCACAGTGGGGGAGTGGGAGAAGTGTATATTCCACCTCAATCAGGGCCTGGAAGGCAGAATGACcacagagagaaaagggttgtagCATGGGCAGGGGATTAAAGGAGAGTGAGAGGGCTGACTAGAGCAGGGGAGAGCTGAGGTGGTGGGAGAAAGAGAAGAGCACGACAGctgaggggtttggggggggggggggggagagaggatgaCTGAAAGAGCTGTAGTGGGGAAAGGGTAGAATCACTGGACTGCACAGGGGTGGAAGGTGAAGTAGAGTGAAAAGGCCACAAGGAAGTGGTGTTGAAGGAGAGAGATTGATTAAGGTTACACAGCTGCATATGAGTGGTGATGTGCAGTCAGGGAAGAAACGCATTCACCATATACTTCCAccagtctgccctcccctacaaAATTATAGAGGGTAGGGAGCAAGTGGGAGAACATAGTGAGTGCACGTCATTCTTGCCAACTAAGTCCTGGAGGAATtttggccccaatgctcaaaactcaagCGCTGTTCCGAATAGCGCAgaacgccctaatgctcaatgataatgagatgcaaatataggtgcgctcataccgttgagcattagggaattcggcaggaggattgtgcttggtgcatgaGAAGATTTCTGCggtaagcttggctcctgtgcacatgcgccTGCTAAAACCCGaacgtgaaagcacacattggcgtctgttttctgtggcctaaaaatatgtatgtttaattctttttttttttttttagcttggatgcttatatttagacgcaggaaacagacgccaatatgtgttttcattttgggagttttacatttttttttttgttaagcatggatgctttaaatttagagATGCCGTGTGCTttcacttgggtctgctgttACTCACAACcagtgcttaagggcttgcacgggcttcctgctgtttccaaaagcaatcaaaaccagcagaattTGCAGAAAGaaactggccttctgacagccacccaacttaaaacacaagctaatcagaagtaaactcccaacacagactgaaaaagaaaagggcacgtttccctgtaacatatccagctgcaagctatgctaaaacatttcacaggaccccacagtcattcacaaaggaaaaacattcaacataaaggaatctttcacatgctcatcttccaatgtggtatatattattcagtgtaaaaaatgtaacgaaggatgctatattggagaaacaggccagatgcttaagacaagattcaatttacatagacacaacatgaagaaagctggtgccagttagattcccacccctgtgggccaacactttacaggaccaggacactgcaccagtgatttcacagtaagaatcctgaagcgtaactttaaaacaatacaggaacgtaagacctttgaagtcagaatgattgaatattttgacacccaacagacaggacttaacaaggatctgggttttctagcccattataaaccataaagttgtatttctctgtttatctctctcctcttacctacctacccacacccatcctgttagactatcaatgaaatgaaatgctttgatgtacccatgcatacctcctacccacccccaccttgctagactgtcattgaaatgctttgaagcttcacttatatatactatcaactaacacatttgcttatttccgatctgacgaagaagggcaaccttcgaaagctaatcaagaaatgtattaagttatgtccaataaaaaaggtatcatcttattttcttttccatgttttattttgtttaatttctattgataacctttaagagtggactaacacggctaccacacctctctacttcagaaagaatcatgaaagaagcatgagaatcatgagaaatcctctcttccagcaccctaatgcctgctctgacctggcgctgttttttgcagcagtaaggcagttttgtttcgggtGATCTTTTCTGAGCACTGAggaggaatacaaaattaccTCATTGACATAAACTTGACTACATTAGCACGCTACTTGCGTTGTTTGTCTGTGCGCTTGTTTGTTCCTGCGCTCCAGGCCTCTGAACTTTCTGTGAGGCAAATGCAGGAGCTAGTagggtgctaatggcctctagcatttgcatttacttttgagcatcggggcctgtgTCATTTCAGTGAATGCAACTGAGGAGTGGGTGTATAGCAACCAATTCCAACTAACCTGAAGCTTCTGCAGTTTCTTCATTTGCATGTCAATCTCTCGGGCACTTTTTTCATCCCGCAGCTTCAGGGCCTCAAAGGCAATCTTCCGATCTTCTGTGGAGTCATTGTAGTTCTTCAGTGCGTGCTGGAACTGTTTCCATAGGTCTTCCACGAGCCCCTCCAGCTGGATCCGCAGAGCATGCTTTTCCTCCAGGTTCTGAAGCAAGAACATGATACATAAGCTCTGTGCCCCATTTATTACTGCCTCACACACTTCATAACTTGTATGTTTGTGGCAGTCAGACATGCTCCAGATCTCAAGCTCCCTCGACAGTCAAACAATCCATGTCTTACGTATCCGTGACAGTTAAGCCCCATATCTTGTGTGTCTACATTAGTCAAATACATATCATAAACATGAAATCTTACTTGTAGTCCCCACTTGATCTATCCTCCCAATATCCTTCACATGTCTCCTCTCCCTACCTTGTTTTTGATATCGTCCTTTAAACTTTCAAATTCCTGCCTGGCTTCAAACTCGTTCTCTGTGTAGTTCTGCTCCATGGCAAGAAGCACATTCTGCAGGTAGTTGCTCTCTGTTATACTCTGGTTAATGATCACTTTCCTAAAAAGACAGAAGAGAAAACACTGCTGCACACATCTTTCTGCAACAGGAGTCTCCTCTCTAATCTGCAGTCTCTCATTCAGGATGCCCAACACCTCTCACTTCTTTCTTTGCTTTTACTTCCTGCCATTCTCTCTCCTTAACAAttctgggttgttgtttttttttcctttctctggaCCTGTCTCATCTCCCAGGTGCCCCTTTATCTGCATTCCCCtcacctcctcccttcctctttgCTTCCAGAAGATATGTATGTGTCTCTCACTCTTACCCTCCCACGATTCTGCTTTTCAGAGGTTGCCCCCAATTTTTACCAGGTACTTTTTAGGCCAACAATACCTCTCAGACTCAAACTCCTCTGTCAGAGTCTCTACTTCTGCATCATACTCTTGCTTCAGGTGTTCCAGGCGTTGCCTCTGTAGATGAATTAACTGGTCCACATTGTGTAAATGACTCCGTAGTGTGTATGAATACTGTTCTTCCGCTTCTTGCACATCCTTTGCTAATGACTGAGTAAAAGCAGGTAGAGTAAAGCTAGAAGACATGTTCAGGAACCAATGCCTATATATCATTTTCAACACAGAGGAAAGGCTTGAGCGAACTAGGTGGCTGCTTGGATGCCCAGACAGTAAGGGGTCCAAAACTGAAAAATCTGCAGAGTGGTGTAAACAGCACCCAAGTGTATAGTGCAAGTGGACCCGAGATGAATGAGTCCTGGGGGCCTGCTACAGCAGCAACAACGAGAAGGACAATCAGCATGGGGTCTATCAGGAGGCATGCACATGGGGGCCCTGCAATAGCCCCCCTCTCCTCTTGCATAAGCTTCCTTTTAGAAAATTATGGGAGAGCCAGGGCCACTGGAAGGCTTTAGAGCACTATTCCAAAGAAGTGCTAGAGATACGAGGGGAGGAATCAGAAATTGGTTTTGGAGGAAAGGGGACCCGATACTAAAAGTCTGCCTGGGGTTTTTCAGGAGTCTAGGTATGGCACTGACTGCATGCAAACCTACAGGTTCCATCTCATTTTGGGTTCCTGGTTTATAGGCCAGCTGGGGTTTGAAGAACTCATATTGGTGGAAGAAAGAAGGGTTGTATGCCATGTTTACTAGAGACAACTGGCACACAGTAAGAAGTATATATGGCAGTAGTGAGATCTGCTGTCCATCCTAGCCAGAAAAACAACAATAATTTGTatactgtgtgttttttttactcCTACTAAGAATTCATATTCATCAGCTTCACAAGGCTAAACCATACAGCTCACATTTGGAGATGCTGCAGGCTCATGCCTTTGAACTGTACAAATTCTGCTTTGAAGGTATGTACAGGGGATGGGGTGGGCCACTTGGGGTGTGGccctaccaatattttgcccaacacaggaTCAGTAACTAAAGACCTTGGAAGAGGTGATTAGTTTGTTTAGCCTCTCTAACTAAAAAGGTGTATCACTGTCCCTGGAAGAAGTGCAGAAAAGGATATAATTCCGTCACCACCACTGACTAGCCCACCTTGATGACATTATCCTTGCAGTCCACCACTCTTTCAAAGGTCTGGCTAAGGATCTCCATGTCTTTGCGGAGCTCCTTTGCCTTTGCCTCTCGCAGGATTGTGCGCCACTGCAGAGTCAGCTTATTCAGGTTAATCGCACTGTTCCGCTCCTCCTTTGCCAACTTGTCCTAAATCAAAGATCAAGCAACCATACTAGCCAATCAGGATATTCTCCATCTTTGTCCTATTCACTGGCAGGAATTTAAATGCAGTCAGAAAGCGGTTACCTTTAAAAACTGTGTCAACATGTCTTCCTTCTTCTTGGCTTCTTCTTCCTCTGCTAACAGCTTCTGCTGCATGAAGAGCAATCTCTCCTCCTCATTCATCTGCGACATTTTTGGAGACCTAGCCATAGCTTATGTCAAAAGAGATACAAAAAATCAGGGACATATGTTGAGGTACCTTACTATCATTTGCAAacacaataaaatacattttttaataactCTTGTTTATTGGCATCAGTGCAAAATGTACGGATTGTAACGACAGTATTCAAAACACAATAAAGAAACGTGTTCAAGTGTCCAAGTTGCATATGCAGTGCACATTATGATCAATAAATGAACTCCtgccccccaccccgtccccccTTTCCCATCCCCTCAACAGTTCAAGATCCTACTTCGTGTGACTGAAGTGAGAAGAAtcccaaaaataaaatacatagtttgagattacttttttttttttttttaccttagccCACCATAGCTCAAATTCACAGCACTCTATCTCCAGCCACATTATAATAGGGCCATGACACACTTGTACTCCAGAGTATCCAAGAGGCATCATCCacaaatgcactccctgaaaggcttcacttaacacaaaacTAGCTAtatttcagaaagcaggtgaaactctatgtctgatcttcaaggccctgaaaggaaatggccccgagtatctgaagaataggatgatcctccatacaccgccaaggacactaaggtccccccaaggactttcactaactacaccctctccaaaaggcattacacgatgtgatatccGCAACCAAGCCTTCTCtgaagtagcccccacactctggaatgaattgcctgaaaggctctgcttaacacaagactacctctacttcatgaagcaggtgaaagcttggctcttcaaccaagcctttaacggaagaagtaactaacttgttagtctcactcacacatacaaggattgacttgggctgcacatactgcagcgggacatgtttatacactcctaccctagctgagataatatttaaccatctctctgacctcatgtgcaactttcttcaaatcaatcaccttactttctaattcttcctgctttcttactcatctgtatgttgcaactttgccttacccttcactaccagttgtagtgttctagtacatattgtcttgtcattgcaagtagtataccatgccatactttgtattgttgttcgaatatttttactgctctaattgcctcctgctcatgtttgatctgttcttactgtacaccgccttaagtgaattcc carries:
- the CCDC65 gene encoding dynein regulatory complex subunit 2 isoform X1, whose translation is MARSPKMSQMNEEERLLFMQQKLLAEEEEAKKKEDMLTQFLKDKLAKEERNSAINLNKLTLQWRTILREAKAKELRKDMEILSQTFERVVDCKDNVIKSLAKDVQEAEEQYSYTLRSHLHNVDQLIHLQRQRLEHLKQEYDAEVETLTEEFESERKVIINQSITESNYLQNVLLAMEQNYTENEFEARQEFESLKDDIKNKNLEEKHALRIQLEGLVEDLWKQFQHALKNYNDSTEDRKIAFEALKLRDEKSAREIDMQMKKLQKLQESIAVLRIKIAQHARESEEQNRRLREEKEIIHKHFQKLKGQMNQARANERNRLAMLTLQSNAAIKEMKRIVAKGDQILRLTEMCRKLETEEEKVLPFYVSSLSPEEEEEVQQISMEKPSEQLAELMELYVSLDEFWKRYNKLQLDRCTLDREKAILTQDNQKLRFLLKQYLDGISVNDEVMSQLNPLLILNNKSNIQMHVPVTESRVKRARPPVVEAAHVVQHCL
- the CCDC65 gene encoding dynein regulatory complex subunit 2 isoform X2: MARSPKMSQMNEEERLLFMQQKLLAEEEEAKKKEDMLTQFLKSLAKDVQEAEEQYSYTLRSHLHNVDQLIHLQRQRLEHLKQEYDAEVETLTEEFESERKVIINQSITESNYLQNVLLAMEQNYTENEFEARQEFESLKDDIKNKNLEEKHALRIQLEGLVEDLWKQFQHALKNYNDSTEDRKIAFEALKLRDEKSAREIDMQMKKLQKLQESIAVLRIKIAQHARESEEQNRRLREEKEIIHKHFQKLKGQMNQARANERNRLAMLTLQSNAAIKEMKRIVAKGDQILRLTEMCRKLETEEEKVLPFYVSSLSPEEEEEVQQISMEKPSEQLAELMELYVSLDEFWKRYNKLQLDRCTLDREKAILTQDNQKLRFLLKQYLDGISVNDEVMSQLNPLLILNNKSNIQMHVPVTESRVKRARPPVVEAAHVVQHCL